One genomic window of Arachis stenosperma cultivar V10309 chromosome 10, arast.V10309.gnm1.PFL2, whole genome shotgun sequence includes the following:
- the LOC130957544 gene encoding uncharacterized protein LOC130957544 — protein MFQFTSMGAKIDRTITKSKGPRTFILYGENYHLMGSLIPEEGCMARFAQLYVYDTQNEIQNRIAVIRGKDNNKIHEDIVRDLKKMLDDNNVLVKAFRMVRESIGPDYTSTVKSRLFGKRGKDGRRYNLPSTNEVAALIVGDFDFAKTDRDIVVETHSGRLQRINQLNPAYLALQYPLLFPYGEDGFKEDIPLNKKSGKEDKGRQEVSMKDFFAFRIQERLADASPLLYSRRLFQQFLVDGFSMIESARLNYIRLDQEKFRCEMYKGLSEAVLSGETRPASRGKRIILPSSFTGGPRYMIQNYQDAMAICRVVGYPDLFLTFTCNPKWPELEDFLKNRELHAEDRPDMVCRAFKVKLDKLIQDIRKNQIFGRVSAVVYTIEFQKRGLPHAHILLFLYHDDKFPTGEDIDRIISAEIPDKVNDPLYYEAVEKHMMHGPCGSFRKDSPCMENGQCMRHFPKRFVASTTIDEDGYPVYRRRDDGKIITKSGVELDNRYVVPHNRKLLLKYGAHINVEWCNQSRSIKYLFKYVNKGHDRVTASFYKSATSDADNDQCDEVSMYYDCRYISPCEAAWRIFGYSIHYRNPSVVRLGFHLPGEQPVIFKDDENLDDVARKESVKESMFLGWFEANKKYPEARSLTYVEFPSKFVWKANTRKWFPRKSHVVIGRIFFVPPGSGEIYYLRLLLNFVRGPTSYEQIRTIDGVIYSTFRDACYAYGLLADDKEYIDAIEEASHWGSGEYLRRLYATLLFSNSMARPEHVWENTRRMLSDDILHRQRRLLNNQELQITDEELWDLTLIEIEKLLKSYNKSLRDSPSMPFPDIDTSLMQIMNGENNKLISDELRYDKRILTAEHEVYVQQLTNEQKRAYEEVMTAVNSGQGGVFFLYGYGGTGKTFLWKTLAAAIRSKGQIVLTVASSGIASLLLPGGRTAHSRFAIPLNLDEFSTCNIKQNTPLAELIIRAKLIVWDEAPMVNKLCIEALDRTMRDILRFNNFASLEQPFGGKTVVFGGDFRQILPVIPKGSRQEIVNATINSSYIWDSCKLLTLTRNMRLQADNSNCENNDLREFADWILSIGDGKCGSSIDGIDKIKIPDDILIHDWDDPISSICKATYPELFSGSSCVSHVKDKAILAPTLQLVDEINNYMMSLNPSEAQTYYSSDTVSESETNNDILASIHTPEFLNTIRCSGVPNHEITVKVGTPIMLLRNIDHSAGLCNGTRLVVSKLGKHIIEAKSLTGQGAGQKVFIPRMTLTPSDHRIPFKFQRRQFPIMVSYAMTINKSQGQSLSHVGLILKKPVFTHGQLYVAVSRVTNKRGLKIIICHEEKEKKETNNVVFKEVFTNVE, from the exons ATGTTCCAATTCACCTCGATGGGTGCCAAGATTGATCGAACTATAACAAAAAGCAAAGGGCCACGCACGTTTATTCTATATGGAGAGAATTATCATCTGATGGGTAGCCTTATACCCGAAGAGGGGTGCATGGCAAGATTTGCACAATTATATGTGTACGATAcacaaaatgaaattcaaaatcGTATAGCAGTGATAAG AGGAAAAGACAACAACAAAATACATGAAGATATTGTTagagatttgaagaagatgTTGGACGATAACAACGTGTTGGTCAAGGCATTTCGAATGGTTCGGGAGTCTATAGGACCTGACTACACATCCACAGTGAAGTCGAGGTTGTTTGGCAAACGGGGTAAAGATGGTAGGCGATATAACCTACCATCCACTAATGAGGTTGCTGCGCTGATAGTAGGCGACTTTGATTTTGCCAAAACTGATAGAGACATTGTGGTTGAAACACATAGTGGGAGGCTACAACGAATTAATCAGCTAAATCCAGCCTATTTGGCATTGCAGTACCCTTTATTGTTTCCATATGGAGAGGATGGGTTCAAGGAAGACATTCctctaaataaaaaaagtggTAAAGAAGATAAGGGTAGGCAAGAGGTCTCAATGAAGGATTTTTTTGCGTTCAGGATCCAAGAGAGGCTAGCCGATGCATCTCCATTGCTCTATTCAAGAAGGTTATTTCAGCAATTCTTGGTAGACGGATTCTCCATGATTGAGTCAGCCAGACTAAATTACATTCGGCTTGATCAAGAAAAGTTTAGGTGTGAAATGTACAAGGGCTTATCCGAAGCAGTGTTAAGTGGGGAAACTAGACCTGCGTCAAGAGGAAAACGTATCATCCTGCCTTCTTCATTCACGGGAGGGCCTAGGTACATGATACAAAACTACCAAGATGCAATGGCGATTTGCAGGGTGGTTGGCTATCCAGACCTTTTTCTTACATTCACATGTAATCCGAAATGGCCTGAATTAGAAGATTTTCTTAAGAATAGAGAACTACATGCAGAAGACCGACCAGACATGGTATGTAGAGCTTTCAAAGTTAAGTTGGACAAACTTATCCAAGACATCAGAAAGAACCAAATATTTGGGCGCGTTAGTGCAG TTGTCTATACAATCGAGTTTCAGAAGCGCGGTCTCCCTCATGCACATATTCTGTTATTTCTATATCATGATGACAAGTTTCCAACGGGAGAAGACATAGACCGGATCATAAGTGCTGAGATACCCGACAAGGTCAACGATCCACTATATTACGAAGCAGTGGAAAAGCACATGATGCATGGTCCATGTGGTAGTTTTAGGAAAGATTCACCCTGCATGGAAAATGGTCAATGCATGAGGCACTTTCCTAAGAGATTTGTTGCGAGTACTACTATTGATGAAGACGGTTATCCGGTTTATAGGCGCAGGGATGATGGCAAAATAATAACCAAATCAGGTGTGGAACTTGACAATCGATATGTCGTGCCTCACAATAGGAAGTTATTATTGAAATATGGTGCTCACATAAATGTTGAATGGTGTAACCAGTCAAGATCGATTAAGTATCTATTTAAATACGTCAATAAAGGCCACGACCGTGTTACAGCTTCATTTTACAAAAGTGCCACAAGTGATGCGGATAATGATCAGTGTGATGAAGTTAGTATGTATTATGATTGTAGGTACATATCCCCGTGTGAAGCTGCATGGAGAATTTTCGGGTATAGCATTCATTATAGGAACCCTTCTGTGGTAAGGCTAGGCTTTCACCTTCCTGGTGAACAACCAGTGATATTCAAAGACGATGAAAACCTGGATGACGTTGCTAGGAAAGAGTCTGTGAAAGAATCCATGTTCTTAGGATGGTTCGAGGCAAACAAAAAATACCCAGAAGCTCGATCTTTGACGTATGTGGAATTTCCTTCTAAGTTTGTATGGAAGGCTAATACTAGAAAATGGTTTCCAAGAAAATCTCATGTAGTTATTGGCCGTATTTTCTTTGTACctccaggatcaggagaaattTACTACCTAAGACTACTTCTAAATTTTGTTAGAGGACCTACCAGTTATGAACAAATTAGAACTATTGATGGTGTTATCTACTCGACATTTCGAGATGCATGCTATGCATATGGACTTTTGGCTGATGATAAAGAATATATTGATGCTATAGAGGAAGCAAGTCACTGGGGCTCAGGAGAATACTTAAGAAGGCTTTATGCAACACTTCTGTTTTCTAACTCGATGGCTAGGCCGGAACATGTATGGGAAAACACACGGAGAATGCTATCTGATGACATTCTTCATCGGCAAAGAAGGTTACTTAACAATCAAG AGTTACAAATTACAGATGAAGAATTATGGGATCTGACGTTGATAGAAATTGAAAAACTACTCAAGAGTTATAACAAGAGCTTAAGAGATTCTCCATCAATGCCATTCCCTGATATTGATACAAGTTTGATGCAAATTATGAATGGGGAAAACAATAAGTTGATTTCTGATGAGCTTCGGTACGATAAACGAATTTTGACTGCTGAACATGAAGTGTATGTACAACAACTTACAAACGAGCAAAAGAGAGCTTATGAAGAAGTGATGACAGCAGTGAATAGTGGGCAGGGTGGTGTTTTCTTTCTATATGGTTATGGTGGTACGGGAAAAACATTTCTTTGGAAGACACTTGCTGCAGCTATTAGGTCCAAGGGTCAAATCGTGTTGACAGTTGCTTCAAGTGGCATAGCATCCCTCTTATTACCCGGTGGTAGGACGGCACATTCTCGCTTTGCAATACCACTCAATTTGGATGAATTTTCAACATGCAACATAAAGCAAAATACTCCATTGGCTGAATTAATAATTAGAGCTAAGCTTATTGTGTGGGATGAAGCTCCTATGGTCAATAAACTTTGTATTGAAGCACTCGATAGGACCATGAGAGATATTTTGAGGTTCAACAATTTTGCAAGCTTGGAACAACCATTTGGAGGAAAGACAGTGGTTTTTGGAGGTGATTTTCGACAAATACTACCAGTAATACCCAAAGGTAGTAGGCAAGAGATTGTCAATGCTACAATTAACTCATCATATATATGGGATAGTTGTAAGCTGTTGACTTTGACAAGAAACATGCGCTTACAAGCGGACAATAGCAATTGTGAAAACAATGACTTAAGAGAATTTGCTGATTGGATTTTAAGCATTGGAGATGGCAAATGTGGATCATCTATAGATGGTATTGATAAGATCAAGATCCCAGATGATATATTGATACATGATTGGGATGATCCTATTAGTTCGATATGTAAAGCAACTTACCCTGAATTATTTTCCGGTTCAAGCTGTGTTTCACATGTAAAAGACAAAGCCATCCTCGCACCGACACTACAACTGGTTGATGAAATAAACAATTATATGATGAGTTTGAACCCATCCGAAGCTCAGACTTATTATAGTTCTGATACAGTTTCTGAATCTGAAACAAATAATGATATTTTGGCATCAATTCACACACCAGAGTTCCTAAACACTATTAGATGCTCAGGAGTACCAAACCATGAGATAACTGTTAAGGTAGGGACACCAATCATGTTACTAAGAAATATAGATCACTCAGCAGGTCTATGTAATGGCACACGATTGGTTGTGTCCAAACTTGGAAAGCACATAATAGAAGCAAAAAGTTTAACAGGGCAAGGAGCTGGCCAAAAAGTGTTTATTCCTAGAATGACCCTAACCCCTTCTGATCATAGGATACCATTTAAATTTCAAAGGCGACAATTTCCTATCATGGTTTCTTATGCAATGACAATTAACAAGAGTCAAGGGCAGTCGTTGTCACATGTTGGTTTGATATTAAAAAAGCCTGTATTCACACATGGACAACTATATGTTGCAGTTTCAAGAGTTACCAATAAAAGAGGGCTCAAGATCATAATATGTcatgaagaaaaagagaagaaagaaacaaacaatGTGGTGTTCAAAGAAGTATTTACAAACGTTGAATAA